From Loxodonta africana isolate mLoxAfr1 chromosome 2, mLoxAfr1.hap2, whole genome shotgun sequence, the proteins below share one genomic window:
- the LOC100653890 gene encoding monocyte differentiation antigen CD14-like: MAMELSPCLMLLLLLPPLLHTSEATPEPCELDDRDYRCACNFTDPEPDWSSGIQCMFAVEVEIRAGGRSLEKFLKSADPDSLEYADMVKALRVRRLTLGAARVPARLVFALLHALGYSRLKELTLEDLEVTGTYPPPPLEATGPALSALRLRNVSWATGGAWLAQLQQWLKPNLKVLSIAQAHPLAFSCEQLRTFPNLTTLDLSDNPGLGERGLASALCPHKFPALQDLGLRNTGMETPTGVCAVLAAAAVQPHRLDLSQNALRSTTNPGASGCIWPSALSSLNLSFAGLQQVPKGLPAKLSVLDLSRNRLNRAPRPEELPQVENLIIDGNPFPDPGDPQPQESSSSVTRACVHSLLAIGISGTLALL; the protein is encoded by the exons ATGGCCATG GAGCTCTCGCCCTGCCtgatgctgctgttgctgctgccgCCGCTGCTGCACACCTCAGAGGCCACGCCGGAGCCCTGCGAGCTGGACGATAGAGATTATCGCTGTGCCTGCAACTTCACGGATCCGGAGCCCGACTGGTCCAGTGGAATCCAGTGTATGTTTGCCGTCGAGGTGGAGATTCGTGCCGGTGGACGCAGCCTGGAGAAGTTTCTAAAGAGTGCCGATCCCGACTCGCTGGAGTACGCTGATATGGTCAAGGCTCTGCGAGTGCGGCGGCTCACCTTGGGCGCTGCCCGGGTTCCTGCCCGGCTCGTGTTCGCCCTCCTTCATGCGCTCGGTTACTCCCGTCTTAAGGAACTGACGCTCGAGGACCTGGAGGTAACCGGCACGTATCCGCCGCCGCCTCTGGAAGCCACCGGGCCTGCGCTCTCCGCTTTACGCCTCCGCAACGTGTCGTGGGCCACGGGGGGTGCCTGGCTGGCCCAGCTGCAACAGTGGCTCAAGCCGAACCTCAAAGTACTGAGCATTGCGCAAGCACACCCGCTTGCCTTTTCTTGCGAGCAGCTCCGCACCTTCCCGAATCTCACCACTTTAGACTTGTCAGACAACCCTGGACTGGGCGAGCGCGGGCTGGCCTCAGCCCTCTGTCCGCACAAGTTCCCGGCGCTCCAGGATCTGGGGCTGCGCAACACGGGGATGGAGACTCCGACCGGCGTGTGCGCGGTGCTGGCGGCGGCCGCTGTGCAGCCCCACCGCCTGGACCTCAGCCAGAACGCGCTGCGTTCCACCACAAACCCTGGCGCCTCTGGGTGCATCTGGCCCAGCGCACTGAGCTCTCTCAACTTATCGTTCGCTGGACTGCAGCAGGTGCCTAAGGGGCTGCCGGCCAAGCTCAGCGTACTGGATCTCAGCCGCAACCGACTGAACAGGGCGCCACGgccagaagaactgccccaggtGGAAAACCTGATAATAGACGGAAATCCCTTCCCAGACCCTGGAGACCCCCAACCCCAAGAGAGTAGCTCTAGTGTGACCCGAGCTTGTGTGCACTCGCTTCTGGCCATAGGAATATCAGGAACCCTGGCACTGCTCTAA